The Caulifigura coniformis genome includes a region encoding these proteins:
- a CDS encoding coiled-coil domain-containing protein, with amino-acid sequence MPDASQSSPGRLAAREFPSAVRTAMTGESALQQATRLMEHLRKQLEELDRREANLNRQLIAFDNERRSLRLLAQQLETESAQREQQLAAREEEVLNRESACDSRTTELDSTEQQLNEVRTALEAERAELRERLEEELSAERDGLRVEREELDARAVDLESREAALEQGHVDLDKRTRLHEDHLARLRSEISAERARLERETATRRVWASEVEHVNALRLRQIRKLRSLLERREASLVSEAELVREQHDAATQDVARQREQVVQDQEQLAQAIEDHARDVERHQEMLNLQAENLEGRRLRLDRLRDELDQERQETLESRLVVDQVYSQTVHALDVAAAQERVQAARTKLFDHYRDLRESLTRRRQECEQAQRQLIERRDGFQAERDEQLQRVAEREEHLAGRQLAMANQAEDFSRRESQFAAARERWRQDRLEAERVIRTLLRELEQGGEASLERSNLKAISAADGHWGAMPVDNGDSPINELESGEDPDHESIPVAA; translated from the coding sequence ATGCCCGATGCATCGCAGTCCTCGCCTGGCCGCCTCGCGGCGCGCGAGTTCCCCTCCGCGGTCCGCACCGCGATGACGGGTGAATCGGCTCTCCAGCAGGCGACGCGTCTGATGGAGCATCTCCGTAAACAGCTCGAAGAGCTGGATCGCCGGGAAGCGAATCTCAACCGGCAATTGATTGCCTTCGACAACGAGCGCCGCAGCCTGCGGCTTCTCGCCCAGCAGCTGGAAACGGAGTCGGCCCAGCGCGAGCAACAGTTGGCCGCCCGCGAAGAAGAGGTGCTGAACCGCGAGTCGGCCTGCGACAGCCGGACGACCGAACTGGATTCGACCGAACAGCAGTTGAACGAGGTGCGGACGGCGCTCGAAGCGGAGAGGGCCGAACTCAGGGAACGGCTCGAAGAAGAACTTTCTGCGGAGCGCGACGGGCTGCGCGTCGAGAGGGAAGAACTGGACGCGCGCGCCGTCGATCTCGAGTCGCGCGAAGCCGCACTCGAACAGGGTCATGTCGATCTCGACAAGCGGACGCGGCTGCATGAGGACCACCTCGCGCGGCTGCGCAGCGAAATCTCGGCCGAGCGGGCCCGACTGGAACGCGAGACGGCAACGCGCCGCGTGTGGGCCAGTGAAGTTGAACACGTGAACGCGCTGCGGCTGCGGCAGATCCGCAAACTGCGCAGCCTGCTCGAGCGGCGGGAAGCGTCGCTCGTCTCCGAGGCCGAACTGGTCCGTGAACAGCACGACGCGGCCACGCAGGATGTCGCGCGACAGCGCGAACAGGTCGTCCAGGACCAGGAGCAACTCGCGCAGGCGATCGAAGACCATGCGCGCGATGTCGAGCGCCACCAGGAAATGCTGAACCTGCAGGCCGAGAACCTCGAGGGCCGCCGGCTGCGTCTCGACCGGCTGCGTGATGAACTCGATCAGGAGCGACAGGAGACGCTGGAATCGCGACTGGTTGTCGATCAGGTGTATTCGCAGACGGTCCACGCGCTGGATGTCGCCGCAGCGCAGGAGCGGGTGCAGGCGGCGCGGACGAAACTGTTCGATCACTACCGCGATCTGCGGGAGTCGCTGACGAGGCGTCGGCAGGAATGCGAACAGGCGCAGCGACAGCTGATCGAGCGCCGCGACGGCTTCCAGGCTGAGCGCGATGAACAGCTGCAGCGAGTGGCGGAACGCGAAGAGCATCTGGCGGGGCGTCAGCTCGCGATGGCGAACCAGGCGGAAGACTTCTCGCGGCGCGAATCGCAGTTCGCTGCGGCTCGCGAGCGCTGGCGGCAGGACCGGCTGGAGGCGGAGCGCGTCATCCGGACGCTCCTGCGCGAACTGGAACAGGGAGGCGAAGCCTCACTCGAGCGTTCGAACCTGAAGGCGATTTCCGCGGCGGACGGCCATTGGGGGGCAATGCCCGTGGACAACGGCGATTCCCCGATCAACGAGCTGGAGTCGGGGGAAGATCCGGATCACGAGTCGATTCCTGTGGCGGCCTGA
- the trxA gene encoding thioredoxin: MAGQVADVTDTTFDTEVLKSDTPVLVDFWAPWCGPCKMLAPTVEAIATDYAGKLRVVKVNTDESRQSAMNYRIEGIPTLLLFKGGQPVERVVGVLKKDQLAAKIDKHLA; this comes from the coding sequence ATGGCCGGTCAAGTTGCTGACGTCACTGACACCACCTTTGACACCGAAGTGCTCAAGAGCGACACGCCGGTGCTCGTTGATTTCTGGGCCCCCTGGTGCGGCCCGTGCAAGATGCTGGCTCCGACCGTCGAAGCGATCGCCACCGATTACGCCGGCAAGCTCCGCGTCGTGAAGGTGAACACCGACGAGAGCCGTCAGTCGGCGATGAACTATCGCATTGAAGGCATCCCGACGCTGCTGCTGTTCAAGGGTGGACAGCCGGTGGAGCGGGTGGTCGGCGTGCTGAAGAAAGATCAGCTGGCCGCGAAGATCGACAAGCACCTCGCCTGA
- a CDS encoding response regulator transcription factor, giving the protein MPRRILLIEDDREISSTLSSVLDGAGYHVLTASNGIDGQRLIEAEQPDLVITDMMMPRLGGFPVLEFMKGLANPPKVIMITANEGGRHKAYAEMLGVVDYLRKPFAMDVLLDAVRRALEDVPDSDGPGGPLRRSRPIKRRDE; this is encoded by the coding sequence ATGCCCCGCCGGATCCTGCTGATCGAAGACGACCGGGAAATCAGTTCCACGCTCTCGAGCGTCCTGGATGGAGCGGGCTATCACGTCCTCACCGCGTCCAACGGGATCGACGGGCAGCGGCTGATCGAAGCGGAACAGCCCGATCTCGTGATCACCGACATGATGATGCCGCGGCTCGGCGGATTCCCCGTGCTCGAGTTCATGAAGGGGCTGGCCAACCCTCCAAAGGTGATCATGATCACCGCCAACGAGGGGGGGCGGCACAAGGCATATGCCGAGATGCTGGGCGTCGTCGATTACCTGCGCAAGCCGTTCGCGATGGACGTGCTGCTGGATGCGGTGCGCCGGGCGCTCGAGGACGTGCCCGACAGCGACGGCCCCGGCGGACCGCTGCGGCGAAGCCGGCCGATCAAGCGGCGCGACGAATAG
- a CDS encoding EutN/CcmL family microcompartment protein codes for MRIARVIGKLNLARAEASLTGARYLIAVPLSLECLRTGQASSAEELIVYDEMGASEGQLIVVSESAEAAAPFHPQQKPVDAYCAAILDTMDFD; via the coding sequence ATGCGTATCGCCCGTGTGATCGGCAAACTGAACCTCGCGCGTGCGGAAGCGTCGCTGACCGGCGCCCGCTACCTGATCGCCGTGCCGCTGTCGCTGGAGTGCCTGCGAACCGGCCAGGCGTCATCCGCCGAGGAACTCATCGTTTACGACGAGATGGGCGCCAGCGAGGGGCAGCTCATCGTCGTCAGCGAAAGCGCAGAGGCGGCTGCCCCATTCCATCCGCAGCAGAAGCCCGTCGATGCGTACTGCGCGGCGATCCTTGATACGATGGACTTCGACTGA
- the folP gene encoding dihydropteroate synthase — translation MMHSSMFPESPSLWALDSATRWTFNGPAKVMGILNVTPDSFSDGGRWVATSAAVEHALDLARQGADIIDVGGESTRPGSLPVDPEEQLRRILPVLQELQGRLQIPVSVDTSSSLVARETLAAGATIVNDVTGMSGDPAMVGVCAESGCGVIVMHMQGTPQTMQLAPRYDDVVREVTSHLQQRVRELGTQGIPAERIVVDPGIGFGKTPDHNLQILSNIAALRSIGRPVLIGHSRKRFLQKVLGRPVEEATAGTIGVAIAVAQQGAGLIRVHDVQAVKDALTAWDTVRSAAFTGASGG, via the coding sequence ATGATGCACTCGTCGATGTTCCCGGAATCCCCTTCGCTCTGGGCCCTCGACAGCGCGACCCGCTGGACCTTCAACGGACCCGCGAAAGTCATGGGCATCCTCAACGTCACGCCCGACAGCTTCTCCGATGGAGGACGCTGGGTCGCCACCAGCGCCGCAGTCGAGCATGCTCTCGATCTCGCCCGGCAGGGCGCGGACATCATCGACGTCGGCGGCGAATCGACGCGCCCCGGCTCTCTCCCCGTCGATCCCGAAGAGCAGCTCCGCAGGATCCTGCCCGTCCTCCAGGAACTCCAGGGACGCCTGCAGATCCCGGTCTCCGTCGACACCTCATCCAGCCTCGTCGCCCGGGAAACACTCGCCGCCGGAGCCACGATCGTCAACGACGTCACCGGCATGTCCGGCGATCCCGCGATGGTCGGCGTCTGCGCCGAATCCGGCTGCGGCGTGATCGTGATGCACATGCAGGGCACACCCCAGACGATGCAGCTCGCCCCCCGCTACGACGACGTCGTCCGCGAAGTCACCAGCCACCTCCAGCAGCGCGTCCGCGAACTGGGCACTCAGGGCATCCCCGCGGAACGCATCGTGGTCGATCCCGGCATCGGATTCGGAAAAACGCCCGACCACAATCTCCAGATCCTCTCGAACATCGCCGCCCTGCGATCGATCGGCCGGCCCGTACTGATCGGACACTCGAGAAAACGCTTCCTTCAGAAGGTTCTCGGCCGGCCCGTCGAAGAAGCGACCGCGGGGACGATCGGAGTGGCGATCGCTGTCGCCCAGCAGGGGGCCGGGCTCATTCGCGTGCACGACGTGCAGGCCGTGAAAGACGCGCTGACTGCCTGGGACACTGTGCGATCCGCTGCGTTCACGGGCGCATCGGGCGGGTGA
- a CDS encoding HD domain-containing phosphohydrolase yields MLSLLTRHARPAAAVDSIFRPEAPGIRDVRQARIMIVDDEPLNIAVVQGYLEMDGYTNIVSTDHAPQALPQIGLHLPDVVLLDIQMPHIDGLEILSAIRSDVTLSQMPVVILTASSDDETKIRALRAGATDLLCKPVHREELLARLGNVLQVKAWQDHLRGYSEALEEAVRKRTAELEASRLDVIHCLARAAEFRDDDTGQHIVRVGRYARIIGEQLGMTQAMLDILEPAAQLHDVGKIGISDNILLKPGKLTEDEFDLMQRHCNFGKKIVDCLPDRENRLLKSHTELGARIMDVGASPILAMAKRIALTHHEKWDGSGYPLKLAGVDIPLEGRITAVADVFDALSSKRPYKAAFPLEKCFAILTEGRGKHFDPSVLDAFMARRDDIINVQIELANSE; encoded by the coding sequence ATGTTGTCCCTCCTCACTCGCCACGCGCGTCCGGCTGCTGCAGTCGACTCGATCTTCAGGCCTGAGGCCCCGGGAATCCGGGATGTCCGTCAGGCTCGGATCATGATCGTCGACGATGAGCCGCTGAACATCGCGGTCGTCCAGGGTTACCTGGAGATGGACGGCTACACGAACATCGTGTCGACGGACCATGCTCCCCAGGCGCTGCCGCAGATCGGTCTCCATCTTCCGGATGTCGTCCTGCTCGACATCCAGATGCCGCACATCGACGGCCTGGAGATCCTGTCCGCGATCCGCAGCGACGTGACGCTGTCGCAGATGCCGGTCGTCATCCTGACGGCGAGTTCGGATGACGAAACCAAGATCCGGGCCCTGCGGGCCGGCGCGACCGACCTGTTGTGCAAGCCCGTTCATCGCGAGGAACTTCTGGCCCGACTGGGGAACGTGCTGCAGGTGAAGGCCTGGCAGGACCACCTGCGCGGTTATTCGGAGGCCCTCGAAGAAGCGGTTCGGAAGCGGACCGCGGAGCTGGAAGCGTCGCGACTCGACGTGATCCACTGCCTGGCCCGGGCCGCGGAGTTTCGAGACGACGACACGGGGCAGCACATTGTCCGCGTCGGCCGTTACGCGCGAATCATCGGCGAGCAGCTGGGGATGACGCAGGCGATGCTGGACATTCTCGAGCCGGCCGCACAGCTGCACGACGTGGGCAAGATCGGCATTTCGGACAACATCCTGCTGAAGCCGGGCAAGCTGACGGAAGACGAGTTCGACCTGATGCAGCGGCACTGCAACTTCGGGAAGAAGATCGTCGACTGCCTGCCGGACCGCGAGAACCGTCTGCTCAAGAGCCACACCGAACTGGGCGCCCGGATCATGGACGTCGGGGCCTCGCCGATCCTGGCGATGGCGAAGCGAATCGCGCTGACGCACCATGAGAAATGGGACGGAAGCGGTTACCCGCTGAAGCTGGCGGGAGTCGACATTCCGCTGGAAGGCCGAATCACGGCCGTGGCCGACGTGTTTGACGCCCTGAGCAGCAAGCGACCGTACAAGGCGGCGTTTCCGCTGGAGAAGTGCTTCGCGATCCTCACCGAGGGGCGTGGGAAACACTTCGACCCGTCGGTGCTCGACGCATTCATGGCCCGCCGCGACGACATCATCAACGTGCAGATCGAGCTGGCAAACTCGGAATGA
- a CDS encoding PAS domain-containing hybrid sensor histidine kinase/response regulator, giving the protein MPVVSEMTEVERRAAQLLHAHRHRIFRRTDGLFAWLLLIQFLAISAGAYYGPIDAPLGGSLVPQSRAWGMMLIAFAATGPTLLLVRFRAGHVWTRNCVALSQIVLSSLLMRVTEADGATYFHVFASLAFLSAYRDPRLLLAPTAFALIDRWTGGIFWPQDAVDLARDWLSDVEYSTWLVVLDTFLILAIRQNEREMGNYARRTAELEESRLSSQRQTEELNRIFAKERAIIEGALDGVIAIDREGRITTWNCQAERIFGWSAVEALGQRFTELVLPGESRDLSVNGQKILGGPSPLTACSQRRELVGLHRTGREIPIELATTPIRHGSELTYCAFVRDISDRKQAEQALEISESQARRLALVAAHTHNAVVITDIDERIEWVNEGFTRITEYTLDEVIGRRPAEFLRGPDLDPEQLAFMQARIQAGLPFQTELKNYSKSGREYWLAMEVQPLRTADGSLTGFVAIQADITSRKAAESELRRAKEQAEAANQAKSVFLANMSHEIRTPLTGILGFTDVLRAGNVSTSQAQNYLGVIHSCGTHLLTLLNDILDLSKIEAGRMEFDNLRCAPQQIVTDVLSLLRVRAQQKGLALEALWLTDVPESIQTDPARLRQLLMNLISNAIKFTERGSVWVQIAALMIEGDWALEFTIRDTGIGIGPDQVHRIFQPFDQADNSITRKFGGTGLGLAISRYIARGLGGDITVESQLGAGSTFRATISTGSLENVRFIPVQLSESIQPSQHASAVGARAHDLTGVRILLVEDGETNRDLISLVLSRVNARVSCACNGLEGVQAAESGDFDLILMDMQMPVMDGYSAAQRLRSGGCRLPIIALTAHAMRGDREKCLSAGCTGYLTKPIQVDRLLEAVARQIDSSRPAPSKERESDVDLDVAWTAEALASEPQGRIRSTLPTALPKFREIIVRFVESLGERRAQMHQAFADDRWEDLASSAHWLKGAGGTVGFECFTEPARRLEQAARRGQPQDAENCLREIDCLIDRIATPEPTTV; this is encoded by the coding sequence ATGCCAGTCGTGTCGGAGATGACGGAAGTCGAGCGTCGTGCAGCACAGTTGCTGCACGCGCATCGCCACCGCATTTTCCGTCGGACGGATGGCCTGTTCGCCTGGCTGCTGCTGATCCAGTTCCTGGCGATTTCCGCGGGAGCTTACTACGGCCCGATTGACGCCCCGCTGGGCGGCTCGCTGGTTCCACAGAGCCGGGCGTGGGGGATGATGCTGATCGCGTTCGCCGCGACGGGCCCGACGCTGTTGCTCGTGCGGTTCCGGGCGGGGCACGTGTGGACGCGGAACTGCGTCGCGCTGTCACAGATCGTTCTGTCGTCCCTGCTGATGCGCGTCACCGAAGCGGACGGGGCCACCTACTTCCATGTGTTCGCGTCGCTGGCGTTCCTGTCGGCGTATCGTGATCCGCGACTCCTCCTGGCGCCGACAGCGTTCGCGCTGATCGATCGCTGGACGGGTGGAATCTTCTGGCCGCAGGATGCCGTCGATCTCGCCCGCGACTGGCTGAGCGACGTGGAGTATTCGACGTGGCTGGTGGTGCTCGACACGTTCCTGATCCTGGCGATCCGGCAGAACGAACGGGAGATGGGAAACTACGCCCGACGGACAGCGGAGCTGGAGGAGAGCCGACTGAGCTCGCAGCGTCAGACGGAAGAGCTGAACCGGATCTTCGCCAAGGAGCGGGCGATCATCGAGGGAGCCCTGGATGGAGTAATCGCGATTGATCGCGAAGGACGGATCACGACGTGGAACTGCCAGGCGGAGCGGATCTTCGGCTGGTCGGCCGTTGAGGCGCTGGGCCAGCGGTTCACCGAGCTGGTGTTGCCGGGCGAGTCGCGGGACCTGTCGGTCAACGGCCAGAAAATCCTGGGCGGGCCGTCGCCGCTGACGGCCTGCAGCCAGCGTCGGGAACTGGTCGGACTGCACCGGACGGGGCGGGAGATCCCGATCGAACTGGCGACGACGCCGATCCGGCATGGCAGCGAGCTGACGTACTGCGCGTTCGTGCGCGACATCTCCGATCGCAAGCAGGCGGAGCAGGCGCTGGAAATCAGCGAGAGCCAGGCCCGCCGGCTGGCGCTTGTCGCGGCCCATACTCACAACGCGGTCGTCATCACCGACATCGATGAACGGATCGAATGGGTGAACGAAGGGTTCACGCGCATCACCGAATACACGCTGGATGAAGTGATCGGCCGGCGACCGGCCGAGTTCCTCCGCGGTCCCGATCTGGATCCGGAGCAACTGGCGTTCATGCAGGCCCGCATCCAGGCCGGGCTTCCCTTCCAGACGGAACTCAAGAATTACTCGAAGAGCGGCCGCGAATACTGGCTGGCGATGGAAGTACAGCCGCTCCGCACGGCGGATGGCAGCCTGACGGGATTCGTCGCCATCCAGGCGGATATTACGTCGCGGAAGGCCGCGGAGAGCGAGCTGCGGCGCGCGAAGGAACAGGCGGAAGCGGCCAACCAGGCGAAGAGCGTGTTCCTGGCGAACATGAGCCATGAGATTCGCACGCCGCTGACGGGGATCCTGGGATTCACGGACGTGCTGCGGGCGGGGAATGTTTCAACGTCGCAGGCGCAGAACTACCTGGGCGTGATCCATTCGTGCGGCACGCATCTACTGACGCTTCTGAACGACATCCTGGACCTCTCGAAGATCGAGGCCGGCCGGATGGAGTTCGACAATCTGCGCTGCGCTCCGCAGCAGATTGTCACAGATGTGCTTTCGCTGCTGCGGGTTCGCGCCCAGCAGAAAGGCCTGGCGCTGGAGGCGCTGTGGCTGACGGATGTGCCGGAGTCGATTCAGACCGATCCGGCCCGCCTGCGGCAGCTGCTGATGAACCTGATTTCCAATGCGATCAAGTTTACGGAGCGAGGCTCGGTGTGGGTGCAGATCGCCGCGCTCATGATCGAAGGCGACTGGGCCCTCGAGTTTACGATTCGCGATACGGGGATCGGCATTGGACCTGACCAGGTCCACCGGATCTTCCAGCCGTTCGACCAGGCCGACAATTCGATCACGCGCAAGTTCGGCGGGACCGGACTGGGCCTGGCGATTTCGCGCTATATCGCGCGGGGACTGGGCGGCGACATTACGGTGGAAAGCCAGCTGGGAGCGGGGAGCACCTTCCGGGCGACCATCTCGACCGGGTCGCTCGAGAACGTGCGGTTCATTCCCGTGCAGCTGAGCGAATCGATCCAGCCTTCGCAGCATGCGTCGGCTGTCGGCGCGAGGGCGCACGACCTGACCGGCGTCCGGATCCTGCTGGTGGAAGACGGCGAGACCAACCGCGACCTGATCTCCCTGGTGCTGTCACGGGTGAACGCGCGGGTGAGCTGCGCCTGCAACGGCCTGGAAGGCGTTCAGGCCGCCGAGTCGGGCGACTTCGACCTGATCCTGATGGACATGCAGATGCCTGTGATGGACGGATACTCGGCCGCCCAGCGGCTGCGATCGGGAGGATGCCGATTGCCGATCATCGCGCTGACGGCGCACGCGATGCGGGGGGACCGGGAGAAATGCCTGTCGGCCGGATGCACGGGATACCTCACGAAGCCGATCCAGGTGGATCGTCTGCTGGAGGCGGTCGCGAGGCAAATCGATTCGTCGCGGCCGGCGCCGTCGAAGGAACGCGAGTCCGACGTGGACCTGGACGTGGCCTGGACGGCCGAGGCGCTGGCGAGCGAACCGCAGGGACGGATTCGTTCGACGCTTCCGACGGCGTTGCCGAAGTTCCGGGAGATCATCGTGCGGTTTGTCGAATCACTGGGCGAGCGCCGGGCGCAGATGCATCAGGCGTTCGCGGACGATCGCTGGGAAGACCTTGCTTCGTCGGCCCACTGGCTCAAGGGAGCCGGCGGGACGGTCGGATTTGAATGCTTTACTGAACCGGCGCGCCGCCTGGAACAGGCCGCGCGCCGAGGCCAACCGCAGGACGCGGAGAACTGCCTGCGGGAGATCGATTGCCTGATCGATCGGATTGCCACCCCCGAGCCGACCACTGTTTGA
- a CDS encoding DUF5329 family protein has protein sequence MSPDREWCLQWLDAWTSIPGAVMRMVTLVCCVCLLGSCRPKPPTPATNEAASKPVAPAIVGLPVTMTVKQRSQTVVPGSSQGLTLSAGDITRGKVEAALRSESGVFLQPAFMEEGDRRPFEYQQGKYELALVKLDNALVGEDFATFTLSEAASEEKLTEAQKIDRLIARVESLEGATFLRNGSEHSPADAAQHLREKRARAGDAVKTVDDFIEQVGSKSSLSGDEYEIRFRDGRVVKAGEFLRREAAESTGKADAVQRAP, from the coding sequence GTGTCGCCCGATCGAGAATGGTGTCTGCAATGGCTGGACGCGTGGACATCGATTCCGGGAGCCGTCATGCGAATGGTGACGCTTGTCTGCTGCGTGTGCCTGCTGGGCAGCTGTCGGCCGAAGCCTCCGACGCCCGCGACGAATGAAGCCGCGTCGAAGCCCGTTGCCCCGGCGATCGTCGGACTCCCGGTGACGATGACGGTGAAGCAGCGATCGCAGACCGTTGTTCCCGGATCGTCGCAGGGGCTGACCCTTTCTGCGGGGGACATCACCCGCGGAAAAGTGGAGGCCGCCCTTCGCAGCGAGTCGGGCGTGTTTCTTCAGCCGGCCTTCATGGAGGAAGGCGATCGCCGGCCGTTCGAATACCAGCAGGGGAAGTATGAGCTGGCGCTGGTAAAGCTCGACAACGCGCTGGTGGGCGAGGACTTCGCGACGTTCACCCTGTCGGAAGCGGCCTCGGAAGAGAAGCTGACCGAGGCCCAGAAGATCGACCGGCTGATCGCCCGCGTGGAGTCGCTGGAAGGGGCGACGTTTCTTCGCAACGGAAGCGAGCATTCGCCGGCGGATGCGGCGCAGCACCTGAGGGAGAAGCGTGCGCGGGCGGGCGATGCGGTGAAGACTGTGGACGACTTCATTGAGCAGGTGGGATCGAAGTCGTCGCTGTCGGGGGACGAGTATGAGATCCGGTTTCGTGATGGACGGGTGGTGAAGGCGGGCGAATTCCTGCGGCGTGAGGCGGCGGAGTCGACCGGGAAGGCCGACGCCGTGCAGAGAGCACCTTAA
- a CDS encoding adenylate/guanylate cyclase domain-containing protein, producing the protein MWQLVAHGPNPSQRLRQALEPGKTLRLGRSPEVDLPIPWEPVLSRDHLTINVGTASLKLHKRPSAANPVFMNGRPVEEAVLTAGDTFVIGETTFHVGQADVPSPTPADLPVEEVIFSRQDLRRIQYRDADKRMDVLSSLPELISGSHNESALWSRLSHLLLTGIRNAEAVAVVELNDEGKVGIRHWERRRETSGSFRPSHRLIVEALTQQRSALHAWQRRNPSTEDYTVSSDSDWAFCTPIEGQPVRRGLYVAGQIDQMHSIAESLRPEGMHLQADVKFTELVADVIGSVERVNRLESNLSVLRQFLSPPVLQALERSDTGGLNVDLLEPRECHVTVLFCDVRGFSQRAEEAAGDLKSLLNELRMALELMTQEILHHGGVTGEFLGDAALGFWGWPFGSEEAPLNACRAALGIRRRLSALRQDPDHPLADVDVGIGIAQGPAVAGKIGTSDRMTVTVFGPVVNLASRLETMTKQLRVPILLDEATADVVRRRLSTTEGRLRKLARVQPYGMETPLTVSELLLPMSGGEELTDAHLELYEQGVEHFLAGRWQEAYRCLHAMPSSDRAPDFLLPRLAQHNRHAPPGWTGVIELPEK; encoded by the coding sequence ATGTGGCAACTCGTGGCACACGGCCCCAATCCTTCGCAGCGTCTGCGTCAGGCGCTCGAGCCGGGGAAGACGTTGCGCCTGGGGCGGAGTCCCGAGGTGGACCTCCCGATTCCGTGGGAGCCGGTGCTGTCGCGCGATCACCTGACGATCAACGTCGGAACAGCTTCGCTGAAACTTCACAAACGTCCTTCGGCCGCCAACCCGGTGTTCATGAACGGCCGGCCGGTCGAGGAAGCAGTCCTCACGGCGGGAGACACGTTCGTCATCGGTGAGACGACGTTCCACGTCGGCCAGGCGGATGTGCCGTCGCCGACGCCGGCCGACCTGCCGGTGGAAGAGGTGATCTTCTCGCGGCAGGACCTGAGGCGGATCCAGTATCGCGACGCCGACAAGCGGATGGACGTCCTGTCGTCGCTGCCGGAACTGATCAGCGGATCGCACAACGAGTCGGCGCTCTGGAGCCGGCTGTCGCACCTGTTGCTGACCGGGATCCGGAATGCCGAGGCGGTGGCGGTCGTGGAGCTGAACGACGAGGGCAAGGTCGGCATCCGGCATTGGGAGCGGCGTCGGGAGACCTCGGGGTCGTTCCGTCCGAGTCACCGTCTGATCGTGGAAGCGTTGACGCAGCAGCGTTCGGCACTGCATGCCTGGCAGCGGAGAAACCCGTCGACGGAGGACTATACGGTCTCTTCCGATTCGGACTGGGCGTTCTGCACGCCGATCGAGGGACAGCCCGTGCGGCGGGGGCTGTATGTCGCGGGACAGATCGACCAGATGCATTCCATCGCCGAATCGCTGCGGCCGGAAGGGATGCACCTGCAGGCCGACGTGAAGTTCACGGAGCTGGTGGCGGACGTCATCGGTTCGGTCGAGCGTGTGAACCGGCTGGAGTCGAACCTGTCGGTGCTCCGGCAGTTCCTCTCTCCGCCGGTGCTGCAGGCGCTGGAGAGATCAGACACGGGAGGGCTGAATGTCGACCTGCTGGAGCCGCGGGAATGTCATGTGACCGTCCTGTTCTGTGACGTGCGGGGTTTCAGCCAGCGGGCGGAGGAAGCGGCGGGCGATTTGAAGTCGCTGCTCAACGAACTGCGGATGGCGCTGGAGCTGATGACGCAGGAGATCCTGCATCACGGAGGGGTCACGGGCGAGTTTCTGGGGGACGCCGCGCTGGGATTCTGGGGCTGGCCGTTCGGATCGGAAGAAGCTCCGCTCAACGCGTGCCGGGCGGCGCTCGGCATCCGGCGGCGGCTTTCGGCGCTGCGTCAGGACCCGGACCACCCGCTGGCCGACGTGGACGTCGGCATCGGAATCGCCCAGGGGCCGGCCGTGGCCGGGAAGATCGGAACGAGCGACCGAATGACGGTGACGGTTTTCGGGCCAGTCGTGAACCTGGCCAGTCGACTGGAAACGATGACCAAGCAGCTGCGGGTCCCGATCCTGCTCGACGAGGCGACGGCGGACGTCGTGCGCCGGCGACTGAGCACGACTGAAGGCCGCCTGCGAAAGCTGGCGCGGGTCCAACCGTATGGAATGGAAACGCCGTTGACCGTGAGCGAGCTGCTGTTGCCGATGAGCGGCGGAGAGGAGCTGACGGACGCTCATCTGGAGCTGTATGAACAGGGAGTCGAGCATTTCCTCGCCGGCCGATGGCAAGAGGCGTATCGCTGCCTGCATGCCATGCCCTCTTCGGACCGGGCGCCCGACTTCCTGCTTCCGCGCCTGGCACAGCACAACCGCCATGCCCCGCCCGGCTGGACGGGAGTGATCGAACTGCCGGAGAAATGA